The proteins below come from a single Balaenoptera musculus isolate JJ_BM4_2016_0621 chromosome 1, mBalMus1.pri.v3, whole genome shotgun sequence genomic window:
- the LOC118906815 gene encoding transcription elongation factor A protein-like 8 — MQKSCEENEGKAQNMPKAEEDCPMEAVPQEAERNPQPSEEGVSPELEGNLRGGLTQPGQGYKEDTPVRHLDPEEMIRGVDELERLREEIRRVRNKFVMIHWKQRHSRSHPHPVCFRP, encoded by the coding sequence atGCAAAAGTCttgtgaagaaaatgaaggaaaagcacAGAACATGCCAAAGGCTGAGGAAGACTGCCCTATGGAAGCTGTACCACAGGAGGCAGAAAGAAATCCTCAACCTTCTGAAGAAGGTGTAAGCCCGGAATTAGAAGGAAACCTTAGAGGAGGGCTGACTCAGCCTGGTCAGGGATATAAAGAGGACACTCCGGTTAGACATTTGGACCCAGAAGAAATGATAAGAGGAGTAGATGAGTTGGAAAGGCTTAGGGAAGAGATAAGAAGAGTAAGAAACAAGTTTGTGATGATACATTGGAAACAAAGACATTCACGCAGCCATCCTCATCCTGTGTGCTTTAGgccttga